From a single Apostichopus japonicus isolate 1M-3 chromosome 12, ASM3797524v1, whole genome shotgun sequence genomic region:
- the LOC139977797 gene encoding uncharacterized protein, with protein sequence MEMTLYLPLIIISVVPYGFISTEGAPTPQTVENKDASICYSHHRTSDRSSIFRQTSCHGDHDLEVPTDSSIVTSLLNFTPDRHNQDVNERTVGTPCDGATEHRWLNMTQENSTTKERVNTADADVTHITTLAQHDTTKSTERPDTTKEGVKNQSMYWISNYTLTWFDAVDRCRQLFNNGHLVRIDNEEEKNEVKAIRYQANIGDVWIGIHDSEKEGEWKYEDGSPLTYVNWRNGEPSNSNNEDCAVMKYDLYNDQDCMEKLYFCCEYYLEDIIN encoded by the exons atggagaTGACCCTCTACTTACCCCTCATTATCATTTCAGTGGTCCCATACG GTTTCATATCAACGGAAGGTGCCCCTACACCCCAAACTGTGGAAAATAAAG ATGCAAGCATCTGTTACTCTCACCACAGAACGTCTGATCGTAGCTCCATTTTCAGACAGACTAGCTGCCACGGGGATCATGACTTAGAAGTGCCAACCGATTCGTCCATTGTGACATCACTGCTAAATTTTACACCAGACAGACACAACCAAG ATGTTAATGAACGTACTGTAGGTACTCCATGTGACGGTGCAACGGAACATAGATGGCTCAACATGACACAAGAAAATTCTACAACAAAGGAGAGAGTTAACA CAGCTGACGCTGATGTGACTCACATTACTACATTGGCTCAACATGACACAACAAAATCAACTGAACGACCCGATACAACAAAGGAGGGAGTTAAGA ACCAATCGATGTACTGGATTAGTAACTATACGCTAACTTGGTTTGACGCCGTGGACAGATGCCGCCAATTGTTCAACAATGGTCACCTCGTGCGCATTGACAACGAAGAGGAGAAGAATGAAGTAAAGGCCATTCGATATCAAGCCAACATAGGGGACGTCTGGATAGGCATCCATGACTCTGAAAAAGAag GAGAATGGAAATATGAGGACGGTAGCCCACTGACGTATGTCAATTGGAGGAACGGAGAACCAAGTAATTCTAACAACGAAGATTGCGCTGTGATGAAATATGATCTTTATAACGACCAGGATTGCATGGAGAAATTATATTTTTGCTGTGAATATTACCTTGAAGACATCATTAATTAA